The following proteins come from a genomic window of Paenibacillus swuensis:
- a CDS encoding DedA family protein — translation MNDLVVQLVEQYGYLFFFLAFSLGPFGVPIPNEITIITGGTMADTGILSPWAVYACIILGMLTAVTVGYWLGKWLGAPLMKRFERKEKHRRWIQLAEQLVQRYGNIAMFIGYFIPVVRYVVPVLMGAGGIKFQTFAAYSYPGAVTWTVIFFGIGHLWGNDIATMLAVIKIL, via the coding sequence GTGAATGATCTGGTAGTACAACTTGTGGAACAGTATGGATATTTATTTTTCTTTCTTGCCTTTTCCCTAGGGCCCTTTGGCGTTCCGATTCCGAATGAGATTACCATTATTACAGGGGGTACCATGGCCGATACGGGGATCCTGAGTCCTTGGGCTGTATATGCTTGTATCATTCTCGGCATGTTGACCGCGGTTACGGTTGGCTATTGGCTTGGTAAATGGCTGGGCGCTCCGTTAATGAAGCGGTTTGAAAGGAAAGAGAAGCATAGACGTTGGATTCAACTCGCGGAACAATTAGTTCAAAGATACGGAAATATCGCCATGTTCATTGGTTATTTCATTCCTGTGGTGCGTTACGTCGTTCCCGTGCTGATGGGAGCGGGAGGGATTAAGTTCCAAACTTTCGCCGCCTACTCCTATCCGGGTGCTGTCACTTGGACCGTTATTTTTTTCGGAATCGGTCACTTGTGGGGTAACGATATCGCAACGATGTTAGCGGTTATAAAAATATTGTAA
- a CDS encoding DUF3052 domain-containing protein has translation MSEQDTLKKLNFKDHGQPVLVLNAPQAYAETESAFKGHIHRHPETGIQYDFVQVFGSSNDEIQVLAHTASHHLLEDGLFWLCYPKKTSKLYKGSDCSRETVAGLLSEEGFEPVRQVAIDEDWSALRFRKVDHIKKMTRSFAVTEKGKARIGELND, from the coding sequence ATGTCCGAACAGGATACGCTCAAAAAATTAAATTTCAAAGATCACGGTCAGCCGGTATTAGTTCTGAACGCTCCGCAAGCTTATGCGGAAACAGAATCTGCATTCAAAGGGCATATTCACAGACACCCGGAAACCGGAATACAGTATGATTTTGTTCAGGTATTCGGAAGCAGCAATGACGAAATTCAGGTTCTCGCCCACACAGCTTCACATCACTTGCTGGAAGACGGACTATTCTGGTTGTGTTATCCCAAAAAAACATCAAAACTGTATAAAGGCTCCGATTGTTCGAGGGAAACGGTTGCCGGGTTGCTAAGCGAGGAAGGTTTCGAGCCGGTTCGCCAGGTGGCCATAGATGAAGACTGGTCAGCCCTGCGGTTTCGCAAGGTGGATCATATCAAAAAAATGACACGCAGCTTCGCGGTAACTGAGAAAGGCAAGGCACGCATTGGCGAATTGAACGACTAG
- a CDS encoding low molecular weight protein-tyrosine-phosphatase, with amino-acid sequence MINILFVCLGNICRSPMAEAVAKQQIQQMGLSDKINVDSAGTGDWHIGHPPHVGTQRILDTYGIDYKGMKARQFDLPDFTGFHYIVCMDRKNLQDVLNLQPDSDARTSQIVPFMQFVPGSELEDVPDPYFTGNFEEVYELVQEGCDQLIRWVIEREDMAHV; translated from the coding sequence ATGATTAACATATTATTCGTTTGCCTGGGCAACATTTGCCGTTCTCCGATGGCGGAAGCTGTAGCCAAACAACAGATTCAACAAATGGGCTTATCCGACAAAATCAACGTAGATTCCGCTGGGACGGGCGATTGGCATATAGGACATCCTCCTCATGTAGGAACCCAACGTATTCTCGATACGTACGGAATTGACTATAAAGGCATGAAGGCGCGACAATTCGACTTGCCGGATTTCACCGGTTTTCACTATATTGTCTGTATGGATCGGAAGAACCTGCAAGACGTATTAAATCTACAACCTGACTCTGATGCGCGGACTAGCCAAATTGTGCCGTTCATGCAATTCGTACCCGGCAGTGAACTTGAAGATGTGCCTGATCCATACTTTACTGGTAACTTTGAAGAGGTATATGAGCTTGTTCAAGAAGGTTGCGATCAACTGATTCGCTGGGTTATAGAACGAGAGGATATGGCTCATGTCTAA
- a CDS encoding trimeric intracellular cation channel family protein: MSWEVFSLIGTIAFTVSGAYVAMEEEYDILGVFVLGLVTAFGGGVIRNLLIGVDVTMLWQQGLYLKTAVLATIIIFILPIGWIRRWKNFEVILDAVGLSAFAIQGALYATERQLPLSAVIVAAMLTGIGGGIIRDVLAGRKPLVLREEIYAVWAIMAGAVIHFGWMTTPVQLYALFVLVIILRMMSVYYGWKLPRRSLHEPQRHIETK; this comes from the coding sequence GTGAGTTGGGAAGTGTTCAGTTTAATCGGTACAATCGCTTTTACCGTAAGTGGCGCCTATGTTGCGATGGAGGAAGAATATGATATACTCGGCGTCTTTGTCCTCGGCTTAGTTACGGCGTTCGGCGGAGGCGTCATACGTAATTTACTAATTGGCGTGGATGTTACGATGTTATGGCAGCAAGGACTCTACTTAAAAACAGCCGTACTGGCGACAATCATTATCTTTATTCTGCCGATTGGCTGGATTCGGCGATGGAAGAATTTTGAGGTGATCCTGGATGCGGTAGGGTTGTCGGCGTTCGCCATTCAGGGAGCGTTATACGCGACTGAGCGGCAGTTGCCTTTAAGCGCAGTCATTGTTGCGGCCATGCTTACAGGCATAGGCGGCGGCATCATACGCGATGTCCTGGCAGGTCGTAAACCGCTTGTGTTGCGTGAGGAAATTTACGCGGTCTGGGCGATTATGGCGGGCGCGGTCATTCATTTTGGCTGGATGACGACCCCGGTTCAATTGTATGCTTTATTCGTATTGGTCATTATTCTTCGCATGATGTCGGTATACTATGGATGGAAGCTGCCCCGCAGGTCATTGCATGAACCGCAACGGCACATAGAAACAAAGTAG
- the nagB gene encoding glucosamine-6-phosphate deaminase, producing MNILTFQSTEELNEAGAGIIVSLLQTKPDAVLGLATGGTPVGVYEQLVKSYKKGLVSFKKATSFNLDEYVGLPREHEQSYYTYMKENLFNHVDLPAEQIHIPDGNAPDPEAECRQYEEKLAKAKQIDLQILGLGHNGHIGFNEPDHALVSGTHVVKLQEETLRANARYFDSIEEVPKLAITMGVGMILKAKTILLIVRGEDKAKIVHEALTGPIRTELPASLLQTHPNLVVMLDNAASRYFQDQEHI from the coding sequence ATGAACATCCTGACATTTCAATCCACGGAAGAACTGAACGAGGCAGGAGCAGGAATTATTGTTTCGTTATTGCAGACGAAGCCTGATGCGGTGCTGGGACTGGCGACCGGAGGAACACCGGTAGGCGTCTATGAACAGCTCGTGAAATCCTACAAAAAAGGATTGGTTTCTTTCAAGAAAGCGACTTCCTTTAATCTAGATGAATATGTAGGCTTGCCACGCGAGCATGAACAAAGCTATTACACCTATATGAAAGAGAACCTGTTTAATCATGTGGATTTGCCTGCGGAACAGATTCACATTCCCGATGGCAACGCACCGGATCCGGAAGCGGAATGCCGTCAATACGAAGAAAAACTAGCGAAAGCGAAGCAGATTGATCTTCAGATTCTCGGACTGGGTCACAACGGACACATCGGATTTAATGAGCCGGATCATGCACTCGTAAGCGGGACACATGTGGTTAAACTTCAAGAAGAAACGTTACGGGCCAATGCCCGGTATTTTGATTCAATTGAGGAAGTTCCCAAACTGGCCATTACGATGGGTGTGGGGATGATCCTTAAAGCCAAGACGATTCTGTTAATCGTACGGGGAGAAGATAAAGCGAAGATTGTACATGAGGCGCTTACCGGGCCCATTCGCACCGAGCTTCCCGCTTCATTGCTGCAAACTCACCCAAACCTGGTCGTCATGTTGGACAACGCGGCTTCCCGTTATTTTCAAGACCAGGAACATATCTAA
- a CDS encoding ROK family protein, with translation MGRSDEGNNTNVKPSYIAGIDLGGTNIVAGLVKPDGTVLRTLKKPTQSELGSGHVLKTMGEMVKELLDIEGASLDDLLAAGVGLPGFIDPTAGVVRLAGNLGWSDVAVAAPLSAILRTPVYIDNDVRSFTYGEATTGAAAGFEHVLGIMLGTGLASGMVNVGRLYYGSGFTAGEFGHIRMDGVPFACGCGMTGCLETVASATGLVRQVRAQLAAGRESILAGLAGGETSAIRAADVSRAYDLGDALAVEIMDFTGRTLGKALSYAVTLYGPDAIVIGGGASLAGERLLAPMREELKRMVHPLYWERLTIVPAMRLDEAGIVGSAMFALHRLQD, from the coding sequence ATGGGGAGATCGGATGAGGGGAACAACACTAACGTCAAACCAAGCTATATTGCGGGAATCGACTTAGGCGGCACGAATATAGTAGCGGGATTGGTTAAGCCTGACGGAACCGTGCTACGTACGCTAAAGAAGCCTACTCAATCTGAACTTGGAAGCGGCCATGTATTGAAGACTATGGGGGAAATGGTCAAGGAGTTATTGGATATCGAAGGAGCTTCGCTGGACGATCTGCTAGCCGCGGGCGTAGGCTTGCCGGGATTCATTGACCCGACGGCGGGCGTCGTGCGTCTTGCCGGCAATCTGGGCTGGAGCGACGTGGCGGTGGCGGCGCCGCTGTCCGCTATTCTCCGCACCCCGGTCTATATCGACAACGACGTAAGGAGTTTCACTTACGGTGAGGCTACGACCGGGGCCGCGGCAGGCTTCGAGCATGTGCTCGGCATCATGCTCGGCACGGGACTCGCGTCCGGCATGGTGAACGTCGGACGCTTGTATTACGGCAGCGGCTTCACGGCCGGCGAATTCGGCCACATCCGCATGGACGGCGTGCCGTTCGCCTGCGGGTGCGGCATGACCGGCTGCCTCGAAACCGTCGCCTCCGCGACAGGGCTGGTGCGCCAGGTGCGCGCCCAGTTGGCCGCCGGCCGCGAGTCTATACTCGCCGGCCTGGCGGGGGGCGAAACGTCCGCTATCCGCGCGGCGGACGTTTCGCGGGCTTACGACCTCGGCGACGCGCTCGCGGTCGAAATCATGGACTTTACCGGGCGCACGCTGGGTAAAGCTCTGTCTTACGCGGTCACGCTGTACGGGCCTGACGCGATCGTGATCGGCGGCGGCGCCTCCCTGGCGGGAGAGCGGCTCTTGGCCCCGATGCGCGAGGAGCTCAAGCGGATGGTGCATCCCCTATACTGGGAACGGCTGACGATCGTTCCGGCTATGCGGCTGGATGAAGCCGGGATCGTTGGCTCGGCCATGTTCGCATTACATCGATTACAAGATTAA
- the nagA gene encoding N-acetylglucosamine-6-phosphate deacetylase, producing the protein MTRLTDTLFINANVYTENEVLRGAGVFVQGGKIASILTQQELEHHTWDTALNVVDLAGKLLLPGFVDVHVHGGGGFDTMKLVSEPGQMEGLSRFAASKGTTSFLPTTLTDEADRLVKVVGEVRRAMDHGTSGAEILGIHLEGPYLNPKRSGAQKPEDMRTATREELDRIIESSGKSVRLITLAPELDGGMDIIRYLTEQGITVSIGHSDATYEEVKQAVQYGATHVTHLFNGMSPLHHREPGVAGAALMMDELAVEMICDGLHLREELVSYVFRSKPRDKVVLITDAMEAAGLPEGEYMLGKLPVIMRCNKVTLKEGGNLAGSALTMDQALRNAMTFTNRSLEDILPALTLNPAKQIGMEHRKGSIAKGKDADFVVMHEDLTVHSTYVRGSVVYRDPNEVEA; encoded by the coding sequence ATGACACGATTAACGGACACCTTGTTTATCAATGCGAATGTGTATACAGAAAACGAAGTTTTAAGAGGCGCCGGCGTGTTTGTGCAAGGAGGTAAAATTGCCTCGATTCTGACGCAGCAAGAGCTAGAGCACCATACATGGGATACGGCACTGAACGTCGTTGACCTAGCCGGCAAGCTGCTGCTCCCGGGCTTCGTGGATGTGCATGTTCACGGAGGCGGAGGTTTCGACACCATGAAGCTGGTATCCGAGCCCGGTCAGATGGAAGGGTTAAGCCGGTTCGCCGCCAGTAAAGGAACAACCTCATTCCTGCCTACCACACTGACTGACGAGGCTGATCGGTTAGTGAAAGTCGTAGGTGAGGTTCGCAGGGCCATGGATCATGGAACATCAGGTGCTGAAATTCTGGGCATTCATCTGGAGGGCCCTTATTTAAACCCCAAACGAAGCGGCGCTCAGAAACCGGAGGATATGCGCACGGCGACCCGTGAGGAACTGGATCGGATCATTGAAAGTTCGGGTAAATCCGTTCGATTGATTACACTTGCTCCGGAACTTGATGGCGGGATGGATATCATTCGCTATTTAACCGAGCAAGGCATCACGGTTTCAATCGGCCACTCCGATGCGACATATGAAGAAGTGAAGCAAGCCGTCCAGTACGGCGCGACACATGTGACCCACTTATTTAACGGAATGAGTCCCTTGCATCATCGGGAACCCGGTGTTGCCGGTGCGGCCTTAATGATGGATGAGCTTGCGGTGGAAATGATTTGCGACGGTCTGCATTTGCGCGAAGAACTCGTTAGTTATGTATTCAGATCCAAACCAAGGGATAAAGTAGTTCTGATCACGGATGCCATGGAAGCGGCAGGTTTACCGGAAGGGGAATACATGCTGGGGAAGTTACCCGTAATTATGCGCTGCAACAAAGTTACCCTGAAGGAAGGCGGAAATTTGGCCGGCAGCGCATTAACGATGGATCAGGCTTTACGAAACGCTATGACGTTCACGAATCGTTCGCTGGAAGATATCTTGCCCGCATTAACGCTAAATCCGGCAAAGCAGATCGGTATGGAACACCGCAAAGGCTCTATAGCGAAAGGTAAAGACGCCGACTTCGTTGTGATGCATGAAGATTTAACGGTTCATAGCACCTATGTGAGAGGATCTGTGGTTTATAGAGATCCCAATGAAGTGGAGGCATGA
- a CDS encoding DeoR/GlpR family DNA-binding transcription regulator: protein MSESILNKGDQRRESILQHLKSQGRITVQYIIEEFGCSEATARRDLEVLANREPVVRTLGGAQYEGFSTAKETSFFEKKAQYWTEKEAIAERAASLIEKGDIIGLTGGSTTYLISRAIKHMQGITVVTNAVNVAMELAESEGIQVVVTGGVLRNNSFELCGPLAERMVEHIHIGKMFIGIDGFSVNQGLTTYSEQEAHIAQLLIRRSAFTAAVFDHTKVGRSSLFSIAPIRDIHACITNQPLPEPFERILTERNVNIYLPHTTTEVIT, encoded by the coding sequence ATGTCCGAATCTATTTTAAATAAAGGCGATCAACGCCGGGAAAGTATACTTCAACATTTGAAGTCACAAGGGCGTATCACCGTACAATACATCATCGAGGAATTTGGGTGTTCCGAGGCGACGGCCCGCCGTGATCTTGAGGTGCTCGCAAATCGGGAACCGGTTGTCCGAACATTAGGCGGGGCGCAATATGAAGGCTTCTCCACCGCGAAGGAAACCTCTTTCTTTGAGAAGAAGGCACAGTACTGGACTGAAAAAGAAGCGATCGCCGAACGTGCCGCTTCCTTAATTGAGAAGGGTGATATCATCGGCTTAACCGGCGGTTCGACAACCTATCTCATCTCCAGAGCCATTAAGCATATGCAGGGAATCACGGTGGTTACGAACGCGGTCAACGTGGCTATGGAACTGGCTGAGTCCGAAGGCATTCAAGTTGTGGTGACGGGCGGCGTCTTGCGCAACAATAGCTTCGAACTTTGTGGTCCTCTGGCAGAGCGAATGGTTGAGCATATTCATATTGGCAAAATGTTCATCGGTATCGACGGCTTTTCCGTGAATCAAGGGTTAACAACGTATTCCGAACAAGAGGCGCACATTGCTCAGCTGTTGATTCGCCGTTCGGCTTTTACAGCAGCGGTGTTTGATCACACAAAGGTAGGCAGATCCTCCTTATTCTCAATCGCTCCGATCCGCGATATTCACGCCTGTATTACGAATCAGCCTTTACCGGAGCCGTTTGAACGGATTTTGACCGAGAGGAATGTGAATATCTATTTACCGCACACGACTACGGAGGTTATTACATGA
- a CDS encoding thiamine diphosphokinase, whose protein sequence is MDQRILIFTGGNLSDWALDEIQEGDYLIGADRGAHFLVEHGRTPNLAVGDFDSVNSEEMNYIEQHSLETRAFDPVDKDWTDTELAYDMAIAKTPQEIILIGALGTRFDHSLANVHLLLKGLRSGIPSKIVDEKNEIIVADKPITIYKGKYSNVSLLPLTPEVQGITLEGFLYPLHNAVLTMGQSLGISNRLLSDKGTVEINKGQVLIIKSKD, encoded by the coding sequence ATGGATCAACGTATATTGATATTTACGGGCGGCAATTTGAGCGATTGGGCGCTTGATGAGATTCAGGAGGGAGATTATCTGATCGGCGCGGATCGAGGCGCTCATTTTCTCGTTGAACACGGTCGCACCCCTAACCTGGCGGTAGGTGATTTCGATTCCGTTAATTCGGAAGAGATGAACTACATAGAACAACATAGTCTGGAAACGCGAGCATTCGATCCCGTTGACAAAGATTGGACGGATACAGAACTTGCCTATGACATGGCGATCGCAAAAACCCCTCAAGAGATTATATTAATTGGAGCGCTCGGCACCCGATTCGACCACTCGCTTGCCAATGTCCATCTGTTGTTAAAGGGCTTACGCAGCGGGATACCGAGTAAAATTGTGGATGAGAAGAATGAAATCATCGTAGCGGATAAACCAATCACGATCTATAAAGGGAAATATTCAAACGTATCCTTACTCCCGTTAACGCCTGAGGTTCAAGGGATTACATTAGAAGGTTTTCTATATCCGCTGCATAATGCCGTATTAACGATGGGGCAATCGCTAGGAATCAGCAATCGATTGTTATCGGATAAAGGTACAGTTGAAATTAATAAAGGACAAGTTCTCATCATTAAAAGTAAGGATTAG
- a CDS encoding putative holin-like toxin gives MDAQDAISLMILFGSFLIALLTYIRNDRRNK, from the coding sequence ATGGACGCGCAAGACGCCATTTCATTGATGATTCTGTTCGGCAGCTTCTTAATTGCATTGTTGACTTATATCCGTAACGATCGTCGCAATAAGTAA
- the ndk gene encoding nucleoside-diphosphate kinase translates to MERTFLMIKPDGVQRGLIGEIVKRFELKGFQLHACKLVRVKKEQAEKHYEELKDKPFFGELVQFITAGPVFAMVWAGDEVVSLSRSMMGKTKVLESQPGTIRGDYALHTGTNIIHGSDSPASAEREIANFFAPDEIVDYDKIIQRWM, encoded by the coding sequence ATGGAACGTACATTTTTGATGATCAAACCGGATGGTGTACAGCGTGGATTAATTGGCGAGATTGTAAAGCGATTTGAGTTAAAGGGGTTTCAACTCCATGCTTGCAAGTTGGTTCGCGTTAAGAAAGAGCAAGCCGAGAAGCATTATGAAGAACTTAAAGATAAGCCTTTTTTCGGAGAATTGGTCCAATTTATAACAGCCGGCCCCGTCTTTGCCATGGTATGGGCTGGAGATGAAGTCGTTTCTCTTTCGCGCAGTATGATGGGTAAAACCAAAGTGCTTGAATCCCAGCCGGGCACGATTCGCGGCGATTATGCTTTACATACGGGGACTAACATCATACACGGTTCGGACAGCCCCGCTTCGGCGGAACGTGAAATAGCTAACTTCTTCGCCCCGGATGAGATCGTGGACTACGATAAAATCATTCAACGTTGGATGTAA
- a CDS encoding AAA family ATPase, whose product MFVITSGWESTVLLEIRKLHEEIKHPNEYPFHIPSIQNLTTLRLEKKVTFFVGENGSGKSTLLEAIAYQCGFNTAGGGRNNTYELNASHSMLGDYIRLSWLPKITQGFFLRAESFYHFASHVDEIAKDHPSIYDSYGGRTLHEQSHGESFFSLFQNRFGRKGIYLLDEPEAALSPAKQLAFLSIIHELQKSAQLIIATHSPILLGYPEADIFSFDHQPLGTIAYEQTDHYQVTRRFLENRKKYLNELM is encoded by the coding sequence ATGTTTGTTATTACTTCGGGATGGGAGTCTACCGTGTTATTAGAAATAAGAAAACTCCATGAAGAAATTAAACATCCAAATGAATATCCATTTCATATACCATCCATACAAAACTTGACCACGCTACGTTTGGAGAAAAAGGTCACTTTTTTTGTCGGAGAGAACGGGTCGGGGAAATCCACATTGCTAGAAGCGATCGCTTATCAATGCGGTTTCAATACAGCGGGTGGAGGGCGCAATAACACCTATGAGCTAAACGCTTCCCATTCCATGCTCGGCGATTACATTCGGTTATCCTGGCTGCCCAAAATAACGCAAGGCTTCTTCCTCAGAGCGGAATCCTTTTATCATTTTGCAAGTCACGTTGATGAGATCGCCAAGGATCACCCGTCTATCTATGATTCATATGGAGGAAGAACCCTGCATGAACAATCCCATGGAGAATCCTTCTTTTCGTTGTTTCAGAATCGTTTTGGACGCAAAGGGATCTATCTCCTAGACGAACCTGAGGCAGCCCTTTCGCCGGCAAAACAGTTGGCTTTCCTCAGTATTATTCACGAGCTGCAGAAAAGCGCTCAGCTAATCATTGCTACACATTCACCGATACTGCTGGGATATCCAGAGGCGGATATCTTTAGCTTCGACCATCAACCTTTAGGTACGATTGCATACGAACAGACAGATCATTATCAGGTAACCCGACGTTTTCTGGAGAATCGCAAGAAATATCTTAATGAGTTAATGTAA
- a CDS encoding DUF1697 domain-containing protein: MITYIALLRGINVSGQKMIKMDRLKELFNQLGYLEARTYIQSGNVIFRSESKDTIKISQQIVLGIKNTFDFDVPVVVRTVEDFQRVLEGNPFAENILEEEGKIYVSFLSDPPVPEHIEILQSFRSPVDEYIVKEKEVYIFCRESYGKSLFSNNFLEKKLKVFATTRNWKTVNSLYEIANEE, translated from the coding sequence ATGATAACCTACATCGCATTGTTACGCGGGATCAACGTCAGTGGGCAAAAGATGATTAAAATGGATCGTCTCAAAGAACTTTTCAATCAGTTGGGTTATTTAGAAGCCAGAACCTATATCCAAAGCGGCAACGTCATTTTTCGTTCGGAAAGTAAAGATACTATTAAAATAAGTCAGCAAATTGTATTAGGAATCAAAAATACATTTGATTTTGACGTACCCGTAGTTGTTAGGACAGTGGAAGATTTCCAACGCGTGCTGGAAGGCAATCCTTTTGCAGAGAACATACTTGAAGAAGAGGGGAAGATATACGTCTCATTTCTTTCGGATCCTCCTGTTCCAGAACATATAGAAATCCTTCAATCCTTTCGAAGTCCAGTGGATGAGTATATCGTTAAAGAGAAAGAAGTCTATATATTTTGCAGAGAAAGTTATGGGAAGTCGTTATTTTCAAACAATTTTTTGGAGAAAAAGTTAAAGGTATTCGCGACAACGCGTAATTGGAAAACAGTCAATTCCCTATACGAAATAGCAAATGAAGAATAA
- a CDS encoding STM3941 family protein: MNKAEEEESQEKNMQIKDPKVYYPNKGKEIFNFLVPAVLIVLGFWMIAKSDFSNFDIYTGVIPGIGVYAIMLYQHLKHRKNKMYQQYNSFFRNTVVPCSTFLIIIFGLETSNRTLVFILLSFPLIIFVASAGYRLYRMTRGYPSIIVSERGLLDRTSILNAAFVNWNDVQEIFTYVFMNRRTIGLVLSEPRFQTIPWINRFNHRILYKQRVFILTDLDVGSPMDKLYEEMNQAWEHRKEA; this comes from the coding sequence ATGAACAAGGCTGAAGAAGAGGAATCACAGGAGAAAAATATGCAGATTAAAGATCCAAAAGTATATTACCCTAATAAAGGCAAAGAGATTTTTAATTTTTTAGTACCTGCCGTTCTTATCGTACTAGGCTTCTGGATGATAGCTAAGTCAGATTTTTCAAATTTTGATATTTACACAGGGGTTATTCCTGGAATTGGTGTTTATGCGATAATGCTGTATCAACATTTAAAACATCGTAAGAATAAAATGTATCAGCAATATAATTCTTTCTTTAGAAACACAGTTGTTCCATGCAGCACGTTTCTAATTATAATATTTGGTCTGGAGACATCTAATCGTACGCTGGTTTTTATCTTATTGTCATTTCCCTTAATTATCTTCGTGGCTTCAGCGGGATATCGTCTATATCGTATGACACGGGGATATCCTTCAATTATTGTAAGTGAACGAGGATTATTAGATCGCACGAGCATCTTAAACGCAGCGTTTGTCAATTGGAATGACGTACAGGAGATTTTTACATATGTTTTTATGAATCGAAGAACCATCGGTCTCGTACTAAGTGAACCTCGTTTTCAAACAATACCATGGATAAACAGGTTTAATCACAGAATATTGTATAAGCAAAGAGTGTTTATACTTACTGATTTAGACGTAGGATCACCTATGGACAAGCTTTATGAAGAGATGAACCAAGCATGGGAACACAGAAAAGAGGCTTAA
- a CDS encoding HAD family hydrolase, producing the protein MKAIIFDLDNTLLDRTTTFRNFVHRFNQQFFSASSENVHQLNTDLIVKLDDDGYKQKPQLFAELIETLPWPQGDLLPNVDMLMDFYANEYVNEATLMSHAEEVLSFCKNRYKLGLITNGMDSIQYGKIQRLNIKHYFDSIVVSEGAGVKKPDRRIFDIALRELELSAEECIYVGDHPKNDMEGAALAGLQTIWLEVNQPWRDDLNVVPLKKLRQLRELIYFLA; encoded by the coding sequence GTGAAAGCGATCATTTTTGACTTGGATAACACGCTGTTAGATCGAACAACCACCTTCCGAAATTTCGTACATCGGTTCAATCAGCAATTTTTTTCTGCAAGTTCAGAAAATGTGCATCAATTAAATACCGATTTAATTGTAAAGCTGGATGACGACGGGTATAAGCAAAAACCGCAATTATTCGCTGAGTTGATTGAAACATTGCCTTGGCCTCAAGGGGACCTTCTGCCTAACGTTGATATGTTAATGGACTTTTACGCCAATGAATATGTGAATGAAGCTACCTTAATGAGTCATGCAGAGGAAGTTCTGTCATTTTGTAAAAACAGATATAAACTTGGTTTAATTACGAACGGTATGGACTCAATTCAGTACGGGAAAATTCAAAGATTGAACATTAAGCACTATTTCGACTCAATCGTTGTGTCCGAAGGAGCAGGTGTAAAGAAACCTGATCGGCGAATTTTTGATATTGCGCTTAGAGAGCTTGAGCTATCAGCGGAAGAATGTATCTATGTCGGGGATCATCCCAAGAACGATATGGAAGGTGCTGCTTTGGCAGGCTTACAAACCATTTGGCTAGAAGTAAACCAACCATGGAGAGACGACCTCAATGTGGTGCCGTTGAAGAAATTGAGACAATTGAGAGAATTAATTTATTTTTTGGCATAA
- a CDS encoding GNAT family N-acetyltransferase has translation MHQIKPMKIEDYEQSLNLWKRTEGMGLSEADSRESIQSYLARNPGMSFVSIAHEQVIGSILCGHDGRRGYIYHVAVDPEYRGLSIGKALVDSSLEQLRNAGIMKCHLMVVEANEIGKSFWGA, from the coding sequence ATGCATCAAATTAAACCTATGAAAATTGAAGATTATGAACAATCTTTAAATCTCTGGAAACGAACGGAAGGTATGGGATTAAGCGAGGCTGATTCGAGAGAGTCCATTCAGTCTTATTTGGCCCGCAATCCAGGAATGAGCTTTGTGTCTATTGCTCATGAACAAGTAATTGGTTCAATTTTATGCGGACATGATGGCCGAAGAGGATATATTTATCATGTGGCTGTGGATCCCGAATATCGCGGTCTTTCAATCGGCAAGGCGCTAGTGGATTCCAGTCTAGAGCAGCTACGCAATGCAGGAATTATGAAATGTCACTTGATGGTTGTTGAGGCCAATGAAATCGGTAAAAGTTTCTGGGGGGCATAA